Sequence from the Papilio machaon chromosome 26, ilPapMach1.1, whole genome shotgun sequence genome:
GAATGATTGATGCTACTGTAATGTCAATGTCAGTGAGTGTCATTTTCACAATGGGCGGTTAAGGCGTGAGTTACGcagaatttacaaaataaaaatggaatttTGAAGTTAGAATGcttcaaatgaaatattacgATTTGATTAAGCAATGTTGATTAAAATCTCTGAGCCTCAGTTATCCATGTTCTAGTAGATTTTTCTACTCCGATATTCAATTCTATTCGCACCTTTACCAATAATAtaaggatggaaaggggaagaGAACTAGAATTGGGCCTTCGGGACTATATTCATTCAAGCTTGTGCGTGTCCGTATTTGGAGGctctattttactaatattataaatgcgaatgtttagatggatggatgaataggtgtttgtttgaaggtatctccagaacagcttaagggatcttgatgatatttggcacagatgcagaacatagtctggaagaacacatatttttttaattccgcgcgggcgCCAGTTAgtactgtataaaattaaaacaaacaaaaagtaataattaaaacacatttatttatctttggaatacaaataaactaatttttactccacattcccttcccacccttttcttataaggaatggATGGGAATCCCTTCCGATCTGTATTTGACGGAAGAGGTTATATATCTTCTTGTGTGCGTTCCATCCTTTGTCGAttaagggtaggcaacgcgtctGCGATAGTtaaaatgtctatgggcagcgatcgcttcgctattaacgcgtattcaggtgaccgcttgctcgttagccaccttgtgatataaaagaaaacataaccCATTCAATCTCTTCtggttttaataattgttttgaaaCTTATAACATTGTTATTGGAAAATAGGCTGTGGAATTTTCATTGAATGGTGCTGAATGGTAGGTTGATGaaatgtctaaaataaaacactctTTTTCTTACACAGACtaaaaaacttgtattttttcatatatataaatttttagttttttttttaccaaaaagaattgtcaaataaattaaatataaaaaatgttaagagTTTGGTTAGTTTGCTTtaacaattgtatttaaacatatctTCCACAGAACATGAACACtacaaaaacttaactaaAGTTATCCAGTAatactaattttgtattaaactatttctactttgttacataatatttgCCAAAAGATGATCCAAGTTGGAAATAGTATACATGTGGCAACATTATACAACCAATTGCCataaatctgtaaaaaaaataattattattaaaagagcaaccttttttcttttgcttATTCATtctctgttaaattaaaaaacaaataccaaCCATAGAGTCAACTATAGAGAACATGACAGCTTGCATTGCTGCGTCCTTTCCTCGGGAAATCATAGAGCCTAACCCCTCTTCGGGGAACAACACACGACTGTAACTAATCATGGCCAGAGACAAAAAGCACAGCGGGTGAAGTAAAAGACACATAATTCGtttgatttgtaaaattactgATCTGAAAATAACATGTATTTGAGTTACTTTCCATACATAGTATTTCATGGATGAGTTTGTGGAAATACTTGTTTCAAATACTAGTAAGTACCAAAAACGGGTGTTTACCATTGGGCCgatttatgtacatatgtaaatagataatcaaacacattggtacatagcgggattcgaacccaggacttcCAGATAACAAGTCAAATGCtcaacccctgagccaccgacgctcactTTACCATGTTTACTTTGAaccaacaacaaaatataccAAAGTTACCAAAAGTTACTCTCattcaacaataaaatataccaaaGTTACTCACCGTGTTCTATTATTGTCAATGACACCCACAACCAGAGACAATGGTGTATAAATAGTTGCCACCACAAATCCTAGAGAGAAATTATGCATACCAATAGCTAGACAAGCGGTGGATAGTTCAATTAGTACTAATATattcattaatgtcatttctTCTCGAGTCAATGGACTTGATCTGAACAGTCGAGGTAGAAATGGTGACATTATGATTATCACAACAGATATTGCTATAAAACCACAGTACACCGAAAACTCTGATGGATACTCGAAGTATTTTGCACCTGGAAAatgaatctttttatttttatatatgcaaatgtttagattatgtatggatggatgtttgttagaaggtatcatCAAAACTGCtcttttgatgaaatttggcatcaATTTAGGAAGTAGTCTGGAAGATacactattaattaagtttttattaatctgcGCTGATGGAGTCATgggacagctagtatattatagcAAACTATTCAAAGTGACAGGCAGTCAAGAAAATTACTTTGAaagttacaaaagaaaaattatgtacaatggatgttaattgaaatattgcttaagaaaaatgtaaaaaaattcaacaatactaaaactttcttaatatttttttactcaaactatctttaattttttttatttcagacataCCAATTTGACTGAAGATGACAGGTGAACTCATCACCATATATCCCAATAAATGGACCAATAGATAATTAGCTCCAATATTAACCATGCTAAATCCATCACCATCACTTTCATCCAACTCTTTTGGTGCTAAATGGTCTTTTTCATCATCATTTTCCAATTTCACATCACTGTCTTTTACTTCTTCAGATACTTTATTTTCGTTTCCAAATTCTTCCGTTTTTTCTTCATCAGAATTATCTTTTGTATCTTTTAGCGtgtcttttgtatttttatcttttatcttgTCACTTTCTGCATCTGTTTCATCATCTTGTTGTATATTAACCCATAATGATAATGCTCGTATTAACATCGCAGCACAAAGTAAGCAAAGTGACGGCATATATTGCCctacaaagattttaaaaaggttGAGTATTTACatgtgaaaaattattaaaaaaaaaaataaaaaaaaactatattgcCAGTGTTAGTATCTTCAGTACATAGTGcaaatttaatgagattatataaataaattaaacgatATGCATATGTACATACGTACATAACTGGCTGAATTTCtgaataatcatttttttttttaatattaaaaagtggcAAACAAGAAAGTGGCCACTTGATTTGGCCAAAATAgcaagcgaccgctgcctatagGCATCTACAGTTGTAGATGCATTCCCTACTTTACACGGAGGAGGAGgagacacacagaaagagaatatttatatgatttcCTAAACTAATCGATTTAATTCAGACTCACCGATAGAAACAAATCTATTCGTAGAAGCGAGAAggtaaaagaaataactttGATGGAATCTTTCCAGCAAATTATTCAGTGATCGTAGAATACTTTCCAAAGCTGTGCCCAGCTTGTAAAAGCTAGCGGTAGGTAAGGAGTTCACTTTGGGAGGTATACCAGCTGGATCGTTAGCATCTCTACCTTCTAAGGTCACAGCTTCGATTCCAAAACGATGGAATAATCCATGATTACCATTTGGtacctaaaattattaaaaaaaatgtagttgtTCAAAGATGTTCTTTTGTGTAAACTCTAAGTTTTTTCATCATGTATTTTTAACACAGTTGATTGTTTCTGGTTCTACCTTTACGTATTGCGATAGTGAAAAGTATTTCTGGTTAATTATCGTagtaatagaatatttaaaattgcattttatatataaaagtaaggaTTATTTACATGAAACAGAAAATTAACTGGAAAAAGTAAATAGCAATTAAAATAGCAAGTAGATggtgtgttttaatttaattttcaaaacaatgtCATCACcaactatatgtccccactgtGGGGCTCGGAGCCTCCCCTAACTAAGGGGTGACttggtcatagtcaaccaaaGGTGCGGGTTgttttcacacatatcattaaatttcttctcagatatgtgcagcatcacaatgttttccttcaccgtaagaacgtcgtataaatgtacatatataaatagaaattcgATTtcgattgcaagtcaagtacttaactcctgagccaccaacgctCTTTGCTCTCAATACAATGTATTCccttattatttcttaatttttttttacatttaagtatattaaaacatagtttttGTTAACCTTACCCCAGGGAATTGTGTGTTGACCATACCCAGCATAGTCCAAATACCATTCACCCATTCATCCATCTTGTTACGTCGTATCCATGAATAACTGGTAACACcaaacatttaacaaatttaaactttgaacTTTTACTGCTGAAATACTTCCAAAGTCAGggaatttaacttttttaacttacaaTTGAATATCATCCAGTTAACTGTcaccataaaaaaatattcaaattcatCAGAAATGAGAAATAATATTCACAATTAACATTGGCtgacaatgtcatttattggctgacaatgtcatttattttagaatatttaatgtttaaattggtGATAGAAAATTGTCTACATTTAATAAGTCAGTAATTAAAGccttataaaagtaaaagtttttctataatttctcatttccattgaattcgtCTATATAAGCTGtcgttgtgaaaaaaaattgtcctGCGTTGTGAGCATCAAATGATATACCACTGAGGATAGGAAATAAATGTCCTCAACtgtaaaacatactgttatcACATTGATTctctttgaattaaaaaaaatttaaggaaTATTATTGTCTCTGTCTTTTACACACAATGAGAGCGACGGCATTATGTTTTTAAGCTGTTTATGACAATGGGAAGTATTTTTGTTACCTATTTTTGTAAGAGTGATGTATTCCAGACTTCACGCAAAGTTTATGAACTAAGTTTACAAGATCGAGATTGGGCAGTT
This genomic interval carries:
- the LOC106707510 gene encoding glycosylphosphatidylinositol anchor attachment 1 protein translates to MGLLSDPEYGSAKWVKILRKIQGPLCLLFYIGAIGWFLMLGNRDFNNETYFSENALLPGLVAKEFNAESSANRFYSELLQEIEGKYEETGEMPISWLVGKMSQLHLEVYTHNFTLNYPMGQGQVYKGTNVYGILRAARTPSLEALVVSAPFRYMSTHQKGTAAGIALMLAFAQFARPQKYWAKDIIFLITEYEQLGMQAWLEAYHGLDNKPGNFYTSLGSFWKSDLPMLDLAKFTSHIDWGEDAQSLNPGKLQGRSGSIQAAINLEFDSPKIKYIEVKIEGLNGQLPNLDLVNLVHKLCVKSGIHHSYKNSYSWIRRNKMDEWVNGIWTMLGMVNTQFPGVPNGNHGLFHRFGIEAVTLEGRDANDPAGIPPKVNSLPTASFYKLGTALESILRSLNNLLERFHQSYFFYLLASTNRFVSIGQYMPSLCLLCAAMLIRALSLWVNIQQDDETDAESDKIKDKNTKDTLKDTKDNSDEEKTEEFGNENKVSEEVKDSDVKLENDDEKDHLAPKELDESDGDGFSMVNIGANYLLVHLLGYMVMSSPVIFSQIGAKYFEYPSEFSVYCGFIAISVVIIIMSPFLPRLFRSSPLTREEMTLMNILVLIELSTACLAIGMHNFSLGFVVATIYTPLSLVVGVIDNNRTRSVILQIKRIMCLLLHPLCFLSLAMISYSRVLFPEEGLGSMISRGKDAAMQAVMFSIVDSMIYGNWLYNVATCILFPTWIIFWQILCNKVEIV